A region from the uncultured Bacteroides sp. genome encodes:
- a CDS encoding glycoside hydrolase family 2 TIM barrel-domain containing protein, translating to MNFLFTACAASGQTREKVSFDNGWMFHLGDTPEAATLTFDDSQWRKLNLPHDWSIEGSFDEKNPAGCGGGALPGGIGWYRKTFVPNAGMTGKKVFIDFDGVYMNAEVFINGISLGIRPNGYISFRYDLTPYLKAGGKNVLAVRVDNSEQPNSRWYSGSGIYRNVWLTMTDAVHVDLWGTYVTTPVANAETATVSVVTSVKNDSNATVHAEVISVLCNDKGKEVGRNVSVSVAVAPQSVEEVRQALTLSKPVLWEVENPYLYTLRTKIKVGKKIVDTYETSMGIRSFAFDAQKGFILNSKQVKIKGVCLHHDLGCLGTAFNIRALQRQLQLLKEMGCNGIRCSHNPPAPELLDLCDRMGFIVMDETFDVWRKRKTAYDYSRYFDEWHERDLTDHILRDRNHPSVFMWSIGNEVLEQWMQADADTLDIQAANLLLNKKRDSKALATDGKELSVNALLTQKLANRVKALDPTRPVTAANNEPSPDNQLFRSGALDIIGFNYHDTYFKEVPKNFPGKPFLVTEATSGLMTRGYYRMPSDSTFIWPTRWDMPFHDDSFSCSSYDNCHVPWGTTHEDTWRLVKNNDFISGMYLWTGFDYLGEPTPYWWPAHSSYFGLIDLAGFPKDIYYMYQSEWTDKKVLHVFPHWNWKAGQTVDVWAYYNQADEVELFVNGKSQGVKSKGKDQYHVSWRVTYEPGTIKVVSRKAGKVVLTREIHTAGAPAQLKLTADRTKIAADGRDLSFVTIEVLDKDGNLCPNADNLVRFKVEGAGFIAGVDNGNPVSLESFKAPQRKAFYGKCLVVLQNNGEKGTIELKAIAAGLPEAEVSVKATE from the coding sequence ATGAATTTCTTGTTTACGGCTTGTGCCGCTTCCGGACAAACGCGTGAAAAGGTAAGTTTTGACAACGGATGGATGTTTCATTTGGGAGATACACCGGAGGCGGCTACCCTGACGTTTGACGACTCGCAATGGAGGAAACTGAACTTGCCGCACGATTGGTCTATTGAAGGATCATTTGATGAAAAAAATCCGGCAGGATGCGGGGGAGGAGCACTTCCGGGAGGTATCGGCTGGTATCGGAAAACCTTTGTGCCGAATGCAGGTATGACGGGGAAAAAAGTATTTATCGATTTTGACGGGGTGTATATGAATGCCGAGGTATTTATTAATGGTATTTCTCTCGGGATCCGTCCGAATGGGTATATCTCTTTCAGGTACGATCTGACACCTTATTTAAAAGCAGGCGGGAAAAACGTGTTGGCGGTGCGGGTGGATAATAGTGAGCAACCCAACTCCCGTTGGTACAGCGGTTCGGGCATTTATCGTAATGTATGGCTTACGATGACGGATGCGGTGCACGTGGATCTGTGGGGAACGTACGTAACAACACCGGTTGCGAATGCAGAAACCGCTACGGTATCTGTGGTTACTAGTGTGAAGAATGATTCGAATGCCACTGTGCATGCCGAAGTAATATCTGTGCTCTGTAATGACAAGGGCAAAGAAGTGGGGCGCAATGTATCTGTCTCTGTGGCGGTGGCGCCTCAGTCGGTAGAAGAAGTAAGGCAGGCACTTACACTGTCGAAACCCGTTCTCTGGGAAGTGGAAAATCCGTATCTTTATACGTTGCGTACGAAAATAAAAGTGGGTAAAAAAATAGTGGATACCTATGAAACGTCGATGGGAATTCGTAGTTTTGCTTTTGATGCACAGAAAGGCTTTATACTGAACAGCAAACAGGTGAAGATTAAGGGTGTATGTTTGCATCATGATTTGGGCTGTTTGGGAACGGCTTTTAATATTCGGGCTTTGCAGCGCCAATTGCAACTTTTAAAGGAGATGGGATGTAACGGTATTCGTTGCAGTCACAATCCGCCTGCTCCCGAGTTGCTCGATCTTTGCGATCGGATGGGCTTTATTGTGATGGACGAAACCTTTGATGTATGGAGAAAGCGGAAGACGGCTTACGACTATTCGCGCTATTTTGATGAGTGGCACGAACGGGATTTGACGGATCACATACTCCGGGATCGGAATCATCCGTCTGTTTTTATGTGGAGTATTGGTAATGAAGTGTTGGAACAATGGATGCAGGCAGATGCCGATACGCTTGATATTCAGGCAGCTAACCTGTTATTGAACAAAAAACGGGATTCGAAGGCACTGGCTACGGATGGGAAAGAATTGAGTGTGAACGCACTACTTACCCAAAAGCTGGCAAACAGGGTGAAGGCACTTGACCCCACGCGACCGGTTACGGCAGCCAATAACGAACCTAGTCCGGACAATCAGCTGTTTCGCTCGGGAGCGTTAGATATTATAGGATTCAATTATCACGATACCTACTTTAAGGAGGTGCCGAAAAACTTTCCGGGTAAGCCTTTTCTTGTGACCGAGGCTACATCGGGGTTGATGACACGGGGATACTATCGCATGCCGTCCGATTCGACGTTTATCTGGCCTACGCGTTGGGACATGCCGTTTCACGATGATAGCTTTTCCTGCTCTTCGTATGATAATTGCCATGTGCCCTGGGGCACAACACATGAAGATACCTGGCGATTGGTGAAGAACAATGATTTTATCAGTGGCATGTATCTGTGGACAGGGTTTGATTATCTTGGTGAGCCGACTCCTTACTGGTGGCCGGCGCACAGTTCGTATTTCGGTTTAATTGATCTTGCGGGATTTCCCAAAGACATTTACTATATGTACCAGAGTGAATGGACGGACAAGAAGGTGCTTCATGTTTTTCCTCACTGGAACTGGAAAGCCGGACAAACAGTGGACGTATGGGCTTATTATAATCAGGCTGATGAAGTGGAACTGTTTGTAAACGGGAAGTCGCAGGGGGTGAAGAGCAAGGGGAAAGATCAGTATCACGTGAGCTGGCGGGTGACGTATGAGCCGGGAACGATAAAGGTTGTTTCGCGGAAAGCCGGAAAAGTGGTGCTTACCCGTGAAATACATACGGCAGGAGCACCGGCACAGCTGAAACTGACGGCTGACAGAACAAAAATTGCGGCCGACGGGCGGGATTTGAGTTTTGTGACGATAGAGGTTCTGGATAAAGACGGAAACCTCTGCCCGAATGCTGATAATTTGGTGAGGTTTAAGGTTGAAGGTGCCGGTTTTATAGCCGGTGTTGACAATGGAAATCCTGTTTCGTTGGAGAGTTTCAAGGCTCCGCAGCGAAAAGCCTTTTACGGTAAATGCCTGGTGGTGTTGCAAAACAACGGAGAGAAAGGGACGATTGAACTGAAAGCAATTGCAGCAGGATTGCCGGAGGCTGAAGTTAGCGTAAAGGCAACGGAGTAA
- a CDS encoding TIM-barrel domain-containing protein — MKNTCFCLLAGLMFASCARAGYEKTQNGVIVRLSQKQPTDVRMVRLEVISDKVIHVSATPVDSFSTEKSLIIVPQEVDNKFSVEEKQGAVMISTAALRAIVSTKTGEVKFTDLNGNSLLQENEGGGKNFTPIEVEGTKGYTMRQVFESPADEAFYGLGQHQADEFNYKGRNVSLFQYNTKVSVPFVLSNKNYGILWDNYSLSKFGDERDYAQLGETFTLYDATGAKGGLTATYRPAPDSGEKALIRSEQSIFYEDIKSIRNLPQVFPLNGAQVTYQGEIAANESGDFRFRLYYAGYIKVYIDNQLVVPERWRTAWNPNSYKFTVKMQAGKRVPLRIEWKPDGNISYCGLRVLSPVPAEEQSKLAIYSEMGDEINYYFVYGTSMDEVISGYRELTGKSPVMPKWAMGYWQSRERYKTQKEILSTLKEFRRRRIPIDNIVLDWNYWPEDAWGSHRFDKTRFPDPKGMIDSIHAMHAKIMISVWPKFYITTEHYKEFDRKGWMYQQAVKDSIRDWVGPGYIGSFYDAYSAGARKLFWKQLQDNLYSLGIDAWWMDASEPNVRDCTDMAYRKELCGPTALGPSTKYFNAYALMNAEAIYDGQRGVNPDQRVFLLTRSGFAGLQRYSTATWSGDIATRWEDMKAQISAGLNFSMSGIPYWTMDIGGFCVEKRYESGQHAYDRTGKENADYKEWRELNTRWYQFGAFAPLFRTHGQFPYREVWNIAPENHPAYRSILYYTKLRYNLMPYIYSLAGMTYFNDYTIMRALVMDFEKDTKVNDIGDQYMFGPSLMVCPVYTYGAREREVYFPETCGWYDFYTGKYIGGGERMMVPAPYGRIPLYVRAGAIIPYGPDMQYSDEKPAEKITLYVYAGQNGAFTLYEDEGVNYNYEKGSYATIPFTYDETSCSLTIGQRKGEFRGMLREREFNVVVVTRTRPQAFDLKANGQLVKYNGTELTVKL; from the coding sequence ATGAAGAACACATGCTTCTGTTTGTTAGCCGGATTAATGTTCGCTTCGTGCGCCAGGGCAGGATATGAGAAAACACAAAATGGAGTTATTGTTAGGTTAAGTCAAAAACAACCGACTGATGTAAGGATGGTGAGGCTGGAAGTGATTAGCGATAAAGTGATTCATGTGTCGGCTACGCCCGTCGATTCATTCTCAACGGAAAAGAGCCTGATTATTGTGCCTCAGGAGGTTGATAACAAGTTTTCTGTGGAGGAAAAGCAGGGAGCCGTGATGATTTCTACGGCAGCTTTGCGGGCAATAGTCAGTACGAAAACAGGAGAAGTGAAATTTACCGATCTGAACGGGAATTCTCTTTTGCAGGAGAACGAAGGCGGCGGCAAGAATTTTACGCCCATAGAGGTGGAAGGTACCAAAGGGTATACAATGCGTCAGGTTTTTGAATCGCCGGCCGATGAAGCTTTCTACGGTTTGGGACAACACCAGGCGGATGAATTTAACTACAAGGGAAGGAACGTATCGCTCTTTCAGTATAACACGAAGGTTTCTGTTCCTTTTGTCTTATCCAATAAAAATTACGGTATTTTGTGGGATAATTATTCGCTAAGCAAGTTTGGCGATGAACGAGACTATGCTCAGCTTGGCGAAACATTTACGTTGTATGATGCCACAGGGGCGAAAGGCGGACTTACGGCTACTTACCGACCGGCACCTGATAGTGGAGAGAAAGCGCTGATACGTTCCGAACAATCCATCTTTTATGAAGATATTAAATCTATCCGGAATCTGCCTCAGGTTTTTCCGCTGAATGGGGCACAAGTAACTTATCAGGGAGAAATAGCAGCCAATGAGAGCGGAGATTTTCGCTTTCGGCTTTACTATGCCGGCTACATTAAGGTATATATCGACAATCAGTTAGTGGTGCCCGAACGCTGGCGTACGGCATGGAACCCGAACAGCTATAAATTTACAGTAAAGATGCAGGCCGGCAAGCGGGTGCCGCTACGAATAGAATGGAAACCGGACGGTAATATTTCTTATTGCGGATTGCGTGTACTCTCTCCGGTGCCTGCCGAAGAGCAGAGCAAACTGGCTATCTATAGCGAGATGGGGGATGAGATTAATTATTATTTTGTGTATGGTACCTCTATGGATGAGGTGATTAGTGGTTATCGGGAACTGACAGGGAAATCTCCGGTGATGCCTAAATGGGCTATGGGATACTGGCAGAGCCGCGAACGCTACAAAACGCAAAAGGAAATTCTGAGTACGCTGAAAGAGTTTCGCCGGCGGCGGATTCCGATTGATAACATCGTGCTCGACTGGAATTACTGGCCCGAAGATGCTTGGGGGAGCCATCGGTTTGACAAAACTCGTTTTCCCGACCCGAAAGGGATGATAGACTCCATACATGCCATGCATGCGAAAATAATGATCTCGGTATGGCCGAAGTTTTATATCACTACCGAACATTATAAGGAATTCGACCGGAAAGGCTGGATGTATCAGCAGGCGGTGAAAGACAGCATACGCGACTGGGTAGGGCCCGGATATATCGGCTCTTTTTATGATGCTTACAGTGCAGGAGCACGTAAGTTGTTCTGGAAACAATTGCAGGATAACCTCTATTCGCTGGGTATTGATGCCTGGTGGATGGATGCCAGCGAACCGAATGTGCGCGACTGTACGGATATGGCGTATCGCAAAGAACTATGTGGCCCCACGGCGCTGGGTCCTTCGACAAAATACTTCAATGCATATGCGCTGATGAATGCGGAGGCTATTTATGACGGGCAGCGGGGTGTGAATCCGGATCAACGCGTATTTTTACTCACTCGCTCGGGCTTCGCGGGTTTGCAACGCTACTCTACCGCTACGTGGAGCGGGGATATTGCCACTCGCTGGGAGGATATGAAAGCACAGATCTCTGCTGGACTGAACTTCTCGATGAGCGGCATCCCTTACTGGACAATGGATATCGGTGGCTTTTGCGTGGAAAAGAGGTATGAGAGCGGGCAACATGCGTACGACCGCACGGGTAAAGAGAATGCTGATTACAAAGAGTGGCGGGAATTGAATACGCGTTGGTATCAGTTCGGGGCGTTTGCTCCTCTTTTTCGCACGCATGGACAATTTCCGTACCGGGAGGTGTGGAACATTGCTCCCGAGAATCATCCTGCTTACCGGTCTATTTTGTATTATACAAAACTTCGCTACAACCTGATGCCTTATATTTATTCGCTGGCCGGGATGACGTACTTTAATGATTACACCATTATGCGGGCATTGGTGATGGATTTTGAGAAAGATACCAAGGTGAACGATATTGGCGATCAATACATGTTTGGTCCGTCGCTCATGGTGTGCCCCGTATATACGTACGGAGCGCGCGAAAGGGAGGTTTACTTTCCTGAAACGTGTGGTTGGTATGACTTTTATACGGGGAAATACATCGGCGGAGGTGAGCGGATGATGGTACCTGCCCCTTACGGACGTATTCCGCTTTATGTGCGGGCGGGGGCTATCATTCCTTACGGACCGGATATGCAATACAGTGACGAAAAACCGGCCGAGAAGATAACGCTATATGTTTATGCGGGACAAAACGGTGCATTTACGTTGTATGAAGATGAGGGAGTGAATTATAATTATGAGAAAGGCAGCTATGCCACTATTCCGTTTACGTATGATGAAACTTCCTGCTCGCTGACCATCGGACAGCGTAAAGGCGAATTTCGGGGAATGCTGAGAGAACGTGAGTTCAATGTGGTGGTGGTTACTAGAACCCGGCCGCAGGCATTCGACCTGAAGGCGAATGGGCAGTTGGTGAAATACAATGGGACGGAATTGACAGTGAAACTTTAA
- a CDS encoding two-component regulator propeller domain-containing protein has protein sequence MKTLSLYVFTYFLLVCVPSANAQDNYMFKRLEAKDGLSHSQVNYIFKDSRGFMWFATAGGLNRFDGYNYKVYRHQEKEPWSLPDNYVDNIQEDSEGNLWIHRGTGYVIYDVRKEIFVQDMVAVVKKYGLDEVPAVVHVDKRKNLWFYVPGLGGFQYQAVNKRLIAYPQKGKQGLSAGMVTDIHECKAGALYLFNNGLLECVDRNTGKVIKREDYIPRHTPGFRSDKYALFVDAENDYWVYSKGASGVWTFHPQQGQWAFFDNNVNSVPYRLSSNVVQAIAEDVHGRIWLGTDHGGIDIIDKKNKKLINLQNDISDERSLSHNSINCIYCDDMNLIWVGTYKKGISYYSESIFKFGVEHLSYFKQIKNFDSDITFLAEGDNGNLWVGTNGSGLICMNRLTGKKQLYEHNPGVASSLSNDVIVSLCAATDGKLWIGTYLGGMDCFDGKRFVHYQHNPGDSNSLASNNVWSIVEDKKGLLWIGTLGAGVQSFNPATGVFVTYSGSRYLSSDYVSSLYMGKNDVLYIGTAVGITLYHEDTGRFEQLTGNRAGTQRFSSMNVNQVYEDSRGLLWVGTRDGLNVFDQKKDRVLAMRKTDGLADDIICGIIEDNNKNMWVTTVNGVSNVLVNADPKTGNYSFSYSNYDELDGLQGKEFNIRSMAKTSGGEILMGGVSGFNFFDPNAIKYNKILPKVVFTGLTLFNEEVKIDSVYRGNRILTEALSRTKKITLEYRQNVFSISFSGMNYILPEKVKYAYMLEGFNSDWLVVEGNTHRVTYTNLAPGTYTFKVKAANSDGYWNEEAAMLTIVIRPPFWLSLWAYIVYVVLLIGALAFARLLVLRSERNKFRLKQVELEAERKHELDDMKLRFFTNISHEFRTPLTLILAPMDGLIKSIENEDYRQKLVLMKRNAVRLLNLVNELLDFRRSDVKGNQLNLSKEDIISCLKMTCQSFAELSDKKNIHLTFSTSVEKLTMEFDEEKLNKIMMNLLSNAFKFTDAEGKVDVTVGLLPANDDRSASLEVKVADTGLGIKDEDKERVFERFYQVQHGDAHDFGGSGIGLHLVKEFVLLHHGDVYVCDNREKGSVFVFILPLTYTLSEQEVEMIAASKESKETIMEGDEGSSAELEEISRTGERKEIPLILLVDDNNDFRSFMKESLKGQYRIREVENGKIAWRKIAELQPDLIISDVMMPEMDGYELCSLVKNDVRTSHIPLILLTARTAEAHKLEGLETGADDYITKPFNFDILSLRIKKLLEIREMRREKFSRQIDPEPSEITITPLDEKLIRKAILYVENNISRSELSVEELSRELGMSRVHLYKKLMHITGKSPVEFIRVLRLKRAAQLLRESQLNVSEIAYEVGFNNPKYFSKYFREEFGMLPSAYMVEMKKEPDGSMKNGSLT, from the coding sequence ATGAAAACACTCTCTCTTTATGTGTTTACTTACTTTCTTTTGGTATGTGTTCCTTCTGCCAATGCTCAGGATAATTACATGTTTAAGCGTCTGGAAGCCAAGGACGGATTGTCTCATAGTCAGGTGAATTATATCTTTAAGGACAGCAGAGGATTTATGTGGTTTGCTACGGCAGGCGGTTTGAATCGTTTTGACGGCTACAATTATAAGGTTTATCGGCACCAGGAGAAAGAACCGTGGTCTTTGCCTGACAATTATGTGGATAATATTCAGGAAGATAGTGAGGGCAATTTATGGATTCACAGGGGAACGGGCTATGTGATTTATGATGTGCGAAAGGAAATTTTTGTGCAGGACATGGTAGCGGTCGTAAAAAAATACGGATTGGATGAGGTGCCTGCGGTGGTGCATGTGGACAAGCGGAAAAATCTGTGGTTTTATGTGCCGGGCTTGGGCGGCTTTCAGTATCAGGCGGTAAATAAGCGTTTGATTGCCTATCCTCAAAAGGGGAAGCAGGGACTGAGTGCAGGTATGGTGACGGATATACATGAATGCAAAGCGGGGGCGCTTTATCTGTTTAATAACGGTTTGCTGGAATGTGTGGACAGAAACACGGGAAAAGTGATAAAACGGGAGGATTACATTCCCCGCCACACTCCCGGATTCCGATCGGATAAATATGCTTTATTTGTAGATGCCGAAAATGATTACTGGGTATATTCCAAGGGAGCGTCGGGCGTATGGACGTTTCATCCGCAACAGGGGCAGTGGGCGTTTTTTGATAATAACGTAAATAGTGTTCCGTATCGTTTGTCGAGCAATGTGGTGCAGGCTATTGCCGAAGATGTGCATGGCAGAATATGGTTGGGAACCGACCACGGAGGTATTGACATAATAGATAAGAAAAACAAAAAGTTAATAAATCTGCAGAATGACATCTCGGATGAGCGGAGTTTGTCGCACAATAGCATTAACTGCATTTATTGCGATGACATGAATCTGATTTGGGTGGGAACATACAAAAAAGGAATTTCGTATTACAGTGAGAGTATTTTTAAGTTCGGAGTGGAGCATTTGTCTTACTTTAAGCAGATTAAAAATTTCGATAGTGATATTACGTTTCTGGCGGAAGGCGACAATGGCAATCTGTGGGTGGGAACGAACGGTAGCGGATTGATCTGCATGAACCGCCTGACGGGTAAAAAACAACTGTATGAGCACAACCCGGGAGTGGCTTCTTCGCTGTCTAATGATGTGATTGTGTCTCTGTGTGCCGCCACCGACGGCAAGCTCTGGATCGGAACTTATCTGGGAGGGATGGATTGCTTTGACGGTAAGCGTTTTGTGCATTATCAGCACAATCCGGGAGATTCAAATTCGCTGGCCAGTAACAATGTGTGGTCTATTGTAGAAGATAAAAAGGGACTGCTCTGGATAGGTACGCTGGGTGCGGGTGTGCAATCTTTTAATCCGGCTACCGGGGTGTTTGTGACGTACAGCGGGAGCCGATATCTGTCTTCGGATTATGTTTCTTCGTTATATATGGGCAAAAATGATGTGCTTTACATCGGCACGGCAGTGGGCATTACGCTTTATCATGAAGATACGGGGCGCTTTGAACAATTGACCGGCAACAGGGCGGGTACTCAACGGTTTTCGAGCATGAATGTAAATCAGGTATATGAGGATAGCCGGGGATTGCTCTGGGTGGGCACGCGCGACGGGCTGAATGTGTTTGATCAGAAGAAGGACCGCGTACTTGCGATGAGAAAAACGGATGGGCTGGCGGATGACATCATCTGCGGAATCATAGAGGATAATAACAAAAACATGTGGGTGACAACGGTAAACGGAGTCTCTAACGTGTTGGTAAATGCTGATCCGAAAACAGGAAATTACTCTTTTTCTTATTCTAACTACGACGAACTGGACGGGCTACAGGGAAAGGAGTTCAATATTCGTTCCATGGCTAAAACATCCGGCGGAGAGATTCTGATGGGGGGAGTGAGCGGGTTTAATTTCTTTGATCCGAATGCCATTAAATATAATAAGATATTGCCGAAGGTAGTGTTTACGGGATTGACGTTGTTTAACGAGGAGGTAAAGATTGACTCCGTATATCGGGGAAACCGGATTTTAACCGAAGCACTGAGCCGCACAAAAAAAATAACGCTGGAGTACAGGCAGAATGTGTTTTCGATCTCTTTTTCGGGAATGAATTATATTTTGCCGGAGAAGGTTAAATATGCATATATGCTGGAGGGTTTTAACTCTGATTGGTTGGTGGTGGAGGGAAACACGCACCGGGTGACGTATACCAATCTGGCGCCGGGCACCTATACCTTTAAAGTAAAAGCGGCTAATAGTGACGGCTACTGGAATGAGGAAGCAGCCATGCTCACCATTGTAATCAGGCCTCCGTTTTGGCTTTCGCTCTGGGCTTACATTGTGTATGTTGTTTTGCTGATAGGGGCGTTGGCATTTGCTCGTTTGCTGGTGCTACGTAGTGAACGAAACAAATTCAGACTAAAACAGGTGGAACTGGAAGCTGAGCGTAAACACGAGCTGGATGACATGAAACTACGCTTTTTTACCAATATTAGTCATGAGTTCCGTACGCCGCTTACTTTGATTCTGGCTCCGATGGACGGGCTGATTAAGAGCATAGAAAATGAAGACTACCGGCAGAAACTGGTGTTGATGAAGAGAAATGCCGTACGCCTGCTGAATCTGGTAAATGAATTGCTTGATTTCAGACGAAGTGACGTGAAAGGGAATCAACTGAACTTGTCTAAAGAGGACATTATTTCTTGTCTGAAGATGACTTGCCAGTCGTTTGCCGAATTATCGGATAAAAAGAATATTCACTTAACTTTTTCCACTTCTGTGGAAAAACTCACCATGGAATTTGACGAGGAGAAGTTGAATAAAATAATGATGAATCTGCTATCGAATGCGTTTAAGTTTACCGATGCGGAGGGAAAAGTGGATGTGACAGTCGGATTGCTGCCTGCTAACGATGACCGATCGGCTTCGCTGGAGGTGAAAGTGGCCGATACGGGGCTGGGCATAAAGGACGAAGACAAGGAGCGTGTGTTTGAACGTTTTTATCAGGTACAGCACGGAGATGCGCACGATTTCGGAGGAAGCGGCATCGGGTTGCATCTGGTGAAGGAATTTGTGTTGCTGCATCATGGGGATGTATACGTATGCGATAACCGGGAGAAAGGAAGTGTATTTGTGTTTATTCTCCCTTTGACTTATACACTTTCGGAGCAGGAAGTAGAGATGATTGCGGCCTCGAAGGAAAGCAAAGAGACAATTATGGAAGGAGATGAAGGTAGTTCGGCAGAGCTGGAAGAAATTTCGAGAACGGGCGAACGGAAAGAAATTCCGTTGATTTTGCTGGTGGATGACAATAATGATTTTCGCTCGTTCATGAAAGAGAGCCTGAAAGGTCAGTACCGTATTCGGGAGGTTGAAAATGGGAAAATAGCCTGGAGAAAGATAGCCGAACTTCAGCCGGATTTGATTATCAGTGATGTGATGATGCCGGAGATGGACGGATATGAGTTGTGCAGCCTAGTGAAGAATGATGTGCGTACTTCGCACATTCCGCTGATATTGCTGACGGCACGCACGGCGGAGGCACATAAGCTGGAGGGACTGGAAACGGGCGCCGACGATTATATAACGAAGCCTTTTAATTTCGATATTCTTTCGCTCCGGATAAAGAAACTACTCGAAATACGGGAAATGAGGAGAGAGAAATTCAGTAGGCAGATAGATCCCGAACCCAGTGAGATAACCATTACTCCATTGGACGAGAAGTTGATAAGAAAGGCCATTCTGTATGTGGAAAACAACATTTCGCGAAGCGAACTTTCGGTGGAAGAGCTGAGCCGGGAGTTGGGTATGAGCCGGGTACATTTATACAAGAAGCTGATGCATATTACCGGAAAATCTCCGGTAGAATTTATACGTGTTCTTCGATTGAAGCGTGCGGCTCAGTTACTGCGCGAGAGCCAGCTGAATGTATCGGAAATAGCCTATGAGGTAGGTTTTAATAATCCGAAATATTTCAGTAAATATTTCAGGGAAGAATTTGGTATGCTGCCTTCTGCTTATATGGTGGAGATGAAAAAAGAGCCGGACGGTTCGATGAAAAACGGATCGTTAACATAG
- a CDS encoding sialate O-acetylesterase, whose translation MKKNLLYGLLFALFASTACAKVRLPDILSNNMVLQQNTQVKLWGKARANMPVSVKTSWESKTYTAHSDVDGRWILTVTTPKAGYTPQTIQFTEGEKTVLSNILIGEVWFCSGQSNMEMPLNGFRNCPVLGANESIANASQYKGSIRFATIPKTAALTPQDTCGGKWQECIPEKAQGFSAAAFHFATALHTALNIPVGIINCSWGGSTVEGWLPENILKNYPDIDLKQAGSKEGLQFMQPMIMYNGMLKPLENYTIKGFLWYQGESNVGKQSTYADRLATMVNLWRNEWGLGELPFYFVEIAPYEYGKGDQGAYLREAQFKAQALIPSSGMISTNDLVEPYEATNIHPHNKTLVGQRLCYMALSRTYGMKGISDHGPVYRSMEIKDGKAVLTFDNADNGFGRMNGITGFEIAGADKVFHPATAVSDWNQHIIVSSNEVAQPVAVRYGFRNFLPGNLYNHREQPAYPFRTDNWE comes from the coding sequence ATGAAAAAGAATCTTCTCTACGGCCTGCTGTTTGCCCTATTCGCTTCCACAGCATGCGCCAAAGTCCGGCTACCGGACATTCTTAGCAACAACATGGTGTTGCAGCAAAACACACAAGTCAAACTCTGGGGAAAAGCCCGTGCCAATATGCCTGTAAGCGTAAAAACATCCTGGGAATCAAAAACGTATACGGCCCATAGCGATGTCGACGGACGATGGATATTGACGGTAACTACTCCAAAGGCCGGCTACACCCCGCAAACCATTCAGTTTACCGAAGGAGAAAAGACCGTACTCAGTAACATCCTTATTGGTGAAGTATGGTTCTGCTCCGGACAATCGAACATGGAGATGCCGCTCAACGGATTTCGCAACTGCCCTGTTCTGGGTGCTAATGAGTCCATTGCCAATGCCTCTCAGTACAAAGGTAGCATTCGTTTTGCCACCATTCCTAAAACGGCAGCTCTCACCCCGCAAGATACCTGTGGGGGAAAATGGCAGGAGTGCATTCCCGAAAAGGCTCAGGGATTCAGTGCTGCCGCTTTCCATTTTGCCACCGCCCTGCACACCGCACTCAATATCCCTGTAGGCATTATTAATTGCAGTTGGGGCGGGTCCACGGTAGAAGGCTGGCTACCCGAAAATATCCTCAAGAATTACCCTGACATAGATCTTAAACAGGCCGGAAGCAAAGAGGGATTGCAGTTCATGCAACCCATGATTATGTACAACGGCATGCTTAAACCGCTCGAGAACTATACCATCAAAGGCTTTCTGTGGTATCAGGGCGAATCGAATGTAGGTAAACAATCCACCTATGCCGACCGATTGGCCACCATGGTCAACCTCTGGCGCAACGAATGGGGGTTGGGCGAACTACCTTTCTATTTCGTAGAAATTGCTCCGTATGAATACGGCAAAGGCGATCAGGGTGCTTACCTGCGCGAAGCCCAGTTCAAAGCACAGGCACTGATTCCCTCCAGTGGCATGATCTCTACCAACGATTTGGTCGAACCCTACGAAGCAACCAACATACATCCGCACAATAAAACGCTGGTGGGGCAACGTCTTTGTTACATGGCCCTGAGCCGCACGTATGGAATGAAAGGGATTTCCGATCACGGGCCCGTATATCGGTCGATGGAGATTAAAGACGGAAAAGCCGTGCTTACTTTCGATAATGCCGACAACGGTTTCGGTCGTATGAACGGAATCACCGGTTTCGAAATTGCCGGAGCCGACAAGGTCTTTCATCCCGCCACCGCCGTCTCCGATTGGAATCAGCACATCATTGTAAGCAGCAACGAAGTAGCTCAGCCGGTAGCCGTGCGCTACGGTTTCCGGAACTTTCTTCCCGGAAATCTGTATAACCACCGGGAACAGCCCGCCTATCCGTTCCGTACGGACAATTGGGAATAG